The Haematobia irritans isolate KBUSLIRL chromosome 1, ASM5000362v1, whole genome shotgun sequence DNA segment ATGTTTCGATTCCACATGGTTGGACGATATTTAACTCTTGTGTCAATAGACCTACGAGTTGAACATGTGCTGGGCTTTTCTTCTCCACTTTGGGGGGGcttatcatttatttttcacatttttgttttgaaaaattctcttcGACTCACCTCTTTGGTTAAGAAGTAGCCATCGCCATCGCTCTAGTTTTCTACcagtgttgctgttgttgtgatTAAATTATTTGTTCCTTTGCGTATGAAGACCACTAAAGTCCGTCCATTATTCGCACTTAGTTCTTATCGCTACCACGGAGAGTCTATAGTCATTCTAATGGTAACTTTTGAATAAATTCAGCAACTAATTGCAAATAAATTCCCAAATTTAGTATTACTCCGTAACTTGTCCACAATGGTAGTGAATTGCGATATAGAATTTGAGCAAAATCTTACGGGTACCTACTATGCGGGGCAAGTGGTAAGCGGTACTATCGTTCTGAAGTGTGATAAACCCAAGGAAGTGCAAGGTATGTGAGGGATGTCTAATTGGATTGGCTACTTTGGGAGAATCTAATAAGCGATAAATTAATCAAAACATTGCGTAGACAGGGGGTATAAACAAATTTGGTTCCACTTTTTTTTGGTGGGGGAATTGACATTATTATCTCCCAGCATATCAAGTGAAgagatttagattattttttttatttttagcttaGTTACGTCGTATCCATTCATATGATATATACTTGAGGTATTCCAGATGTATTACTCATCTTCatattttcaataagaaaaaattgtattttctgatGTCATTGACAAAAGTCGAGTTGAATACTCGCATAGCCCCTAATCCTCAGGAAAAGGGTAAACATTAGCACTAAGCAGCGTCATTGTTTAAAAATGTTGATTGATTTATTCTTCAATGTTTTTATTAGCtccaactttattttataataaacgcTTGTGGATAAGATTAAAATTGTAGTTGGCTTTTGATAAACGCAAttataattagaaaaaaattttttcgaatatcTCGCTCCAACTCTAAGAAATAttgtataaagtatatacaaattaaagaagaaatttttaagcatatttaagaaaatcttaTCTATACAATTTTCCAATTAGTATGTTTGCTATGAAGTCCATAAAATGAAGCCATTtcaaatattgtgacaaaatttggccAACGCACTATAGGCGAAAGTTTCCAATCACTTTATGTTTACAATAACAGAAATATACCTCACTCACCTTGGTGCAAAGGGTCGTAGGTTCAATCCCAGTATCGACCGGATACCAACAATTTTTAGCGGTGGACTATtcttctcagtaatgctggtgacatttcagagtgtttgtgaaacgccgttcggtttcggctataaaaaaaggtcccttgttattgagctaaacatggaattgcgtcagagagaataaaaacacaagaggacgaaaatttctcttctacaaaagcaacaaatgtcaaccgtatagatgtctaacaatgcctgcagctttggtattaccgacgttgcggtcgaagcgctgttttgataaattgtttctAAAGGCATCggaagttataatttcaaattgtctgccaaaaaaatgtaaagaatggaaatatttataaacaagtataaacggccgtaagttcggccaggccgaatcttatgtaccctccaccatggattgcgtagaagcttctacgaaagactgttatacacaatcgaattacttgggttgtggtatcttaaatcgttttctaaattgtgagttagttcacacgtggtatatattagacaaaaatgtatgtaagtctacaaataattacgaatcgatatggacttttgcacggtacgtaggaagccagaattgaaatatgggtgtcgcttatatgaacttgatatggaccaatttttgtgtgattgggaatcgatttatctgagggctatatataactatagaccgatatggacctagttagacatggttgttaacggccatatactagcacaatgtaccaaatttcaactgactcggatgaaatttgctcatccaagaggttccaaaaccaaatctcgcgatcagtttatatgggggctatatatgattatggacttatatgaaccaattcatgcatggttgttggataccatatactagcatcacgtaccaaatttcaaccgaatcggttgagttttgctcttccacgaggctccggaggtcaaatctggggatcggtttatatgggggctatatataattatggaccgatgtggaccaattttcgcatggttgttagagaccatatactaacaccatgtaccaaatttcagccggatcggatgaaatttgcttctcttagaggctcctgaggtcaaatctggtgatcggtttatatgggggctatatataattatgcaccgatatggaccaatttttgcatggttgttagagaccatatactaacaccatgtaccaaatttcagccggatcggatgaaatttgcttctcttagaggctcggcaagccaaatagggggatcggttcatatgggggctatacgtaaatgtggaccgatatggcccatttgcaataccatcaataacaactacttgtcccaagtttcaagtcgatagcttgtttcgttcggaagttagcgtgatttcaacagacggacggactgccATCTACTGatgcagtttcgcttcacagtttcgttctcttgtgtttttattctctctgattGCGTAGCACTCAATGTTGCCACATGTGGTAACAaaatgactgaatagtctttGTGAGCCTAGCGGCCTTCCACTATGCTTAACTTAACCTACCCTCACCTTCAAAACTTGGTTCAATATTGAGGTATTAAATGACCTCATGTGTCCCTAGGATAGTATCTTTATTAACCCTTGTGCTGCCATCAAAAGTCTCCGGCGACTTGTCACTGGTGCCTTAATGTGCTATTTAATAAAGTGTAAGATTAACAAAACACCACTTCTAACTAATCTCTCTTGTTCAAGCCGTGAATATGGTTGCTGTTCAGTTGTAGCGAAGAACAAGGGATTCCTTTCAGCATGTGAAGCGAGATAGCAAAATTGCCCCCTGAATTTTCGTAACATAAAACAAAAGCATAATCGGGTGGTAGGAACCTCCGATCAATTTTGGAAATGACTCAGTCTTTTAAGATTTCAACCTTCTCATCTATTTTATATCTGTGATGCTACCATGGGGACTTACGAGGGATATCAGGAATTGGAACCTGTGAATTTTCCGCTCGTTCCCATTACCAACGGGAAATtgggaaattctttttttcctaCATTTGGTGAAAGCCCTCAGTTAGTTTTGTCATAAGTCGTAAACATTTTATCTCAATTCTGAAATCTGGGTTCAACCCGTTTCTTTCAGATTTCGTCCTTCTTTTCTGTTAACTTTCTTTGATACAAACATAAGGAATTCGGATGATTTCAATTGGACCAATAATTCGGTGTCTTATATGACCCAATAAGGTAcagaaaatgtgtttctttcgaTGTCGATAAGACTGAAttgatttctataagaatttgttGTCGACatgtaaacaaatattttctaacaagTTGTAGATCAAATAAACATTGATTAAGATACGATTTTATGGTCTTGTTATCACCTAATGAGATTTTGCAATGATTTTTCAAGAGTGATTCATTATTCGATTCTTCATTatttaaatgcaatttttttaaatttttgtgtttgtttttttttttcatgtaaagcaattttactaaaaatttccGGGACAGCTGAAACTGCTTGGACTGAAAGACGTTTCAATACCCGAACCACATATTATGGCAGAGAAGATTATTTATCATCGAACACCTATTTGATGGGCTCCGAACAAAGTAAGTGAAAACGAGGCAGCAATTCAtgattcaatttattttgttaaatttttctaatttctaGGTTCCAAAGTTACTCTTGCCACAGGGGTTCATACCTATACCTTTGCATGCCAATTGCCAAGCAATTGTCCCTCATCGTTTGAGGGTATGCATGGTCACATACGTTACACGATTAAGGTATCCCTAGTGCGGCCttggaaatttgatcaaaactaTAAGAAAGCTTTTACTGTTTTAAGGATAACAGATTTGAATTTTGAATCACCACAAATAAGGGTAAGGAATGTGGAAGaaattacacccaaagaaaaatgatttatttggtTTTTACAGATACCTGCCAGCAGCGAAGCTTATCGCACATTCTGCTGTGGACCTTGTACCACCGAACCTTTAAAACTTGAACTGAAAGTTCCTCAAACCGGATTTGTACCTGGCCAAAATATTCCCGTACAAGgattaattataaataacacCAATATGGCAGTTTCGGAAGTAAAATTCTCCCTGGTAATGCTTGTCCGTTACACCAGTACCAATCCGAAACGTATAAATGTTCAACGAATTTCCGTAAGCAAAGTCAAAGGTGATTCGGTGTTGCGCTATTGCACCCGTTGCATTAAGGAAGAACTTCATGTACCGGCCACACCACCTACCTGTATACAGAGTTGTAATGTCATACAAATTGTCTATCAAGTGGAGATGTATGTCGAAATGAAAAGTCTATTCAAGAGTCAAGTTATATCGATGCCAGTAATTATAGGGAATGTCCCATTGGCCAACAATACCAGAGGGTCTTTTGTGATAGATGAACAACCTTCGCCATCCCGTGATTTCAGTGAAAGACCCACCAGTCTGGATTTGACGAAAGGGGCAACGGCACCACCTACGTTGTATTTAAATACTCCGAATATGCGTAAGAAATTCAAAGCTTGTTTACTTAGTTCGACTTCCATTTATTGCTGGAATTATTTATAGTTTTGGACGTTGGACGGTTTTATGGACGGGGTAAACTTTAGCCGCGGattgagaaaataaattttttgtaatccTGAGTTATAATGTCGATTTCAATATTTACATACGCGGTTCAAATTCCGTACTTATCCCTAGCgaatatttctctataaaacggTATTATCGGCTTATAAACGAAATGTGTGTTAGAAGTATATACCGGACTCGGTATGTTAATCATAATTTGACCGATTTGAGataatcgtttttatttttttataaatcggttATCGACATCTTAGCTAGGGCTTCATTGTGGATAGTAATAAGAATCGAAAAGTCCACTTTTTggtaatttggaaaagtcgatttttaaatttaaaaaatccaatatttttcattagaaattgtAATGAGGAACAAATTGTCCATTTTTTAACCATTTGGCGTAGTCGATTTTTCGAAGTTAGATattacaaaaagtcgacttcctgttttacaaaaattcgattagtcgattttaattagaaattgaAATGAGGATCAAACTTCACCATTTGAAATAGTCGATTTTTCGAATTAAAAAACTGTAGACTATCTACTAttcaaatttgaatattaaaaaattctattttttatttcaattttcgactttcataCCCCTAGGCTTCATTTTGAGCTTAAtagttttatattatatatgcAATGGATATGGTTTTATTTAAgtgtattctattttatttttactttattattctattaatatggttttatttaaatttattctctTTTATTTTAGCTCCTCCTTCATATGAAGAATCCGTACATACCCAGCGCAATAATATCAATGAAGGCGAGGAGAATTCATTGGGCTATATTGAATTCACACCTTTGTATCCAGTCTTCAAAGTGCCAAGTCCAAGTTTAGAAGAATCCCCAACAAGAATGGGAGTTGACAATAACAGCTTTACACCATAGACATGTTGAAGacctttatataaaatataaggttaattgatgtaatttttattttattttacttatataaaaagttttactactaattattacaatttattcGAGCtcattggacaagaaaaaaggttttatatctaaaaattattatataaaccaaaatgaaataaaatttattattaaataaaagacAGAAAACGTTTTTAGATAACAAAATGTTAAATGGAAGTGTAATCGATTACAGTTAAATTATAATCGATTAATTATGTGTCTAAAATAAATTCGATATTTGTATAAATCGTTTGGTTCACGACTGCACTTACCGCAGAAAACTGAACGACATTCGAATTCTGAGATATGATTCGGTATTTTTATAGTATCATTACCATTATAGCACATATTATAGTAGGGTTGTTGAACAAACTAAATCCACAGCGATTGGAGCCCACAAAAGTGGAACTCATATCCACCATCCACATTGTGGTTTGTGGATGTGGAAGGTGGATTCGAAACCCACATTTTGTGGTGTGTAATGACAACATTTACAAAATGAATTGTGGAAAGAAATATATGTgtacttgaaatttatagcatATCTCAGACCACTTGGAATGTATTACATGTTGATTTCACAAAAGGTCTCTAGAGGTCACAGGCGTTGCAGTTATAAAGTCAttggatttttatttatctCCATAGTCATGCTGTTTTGCAAAGTATTTACAATTTCTGATTAGTAAGTACTTGAACATAAAATAAGCAGTGATGTCCTTTCGCCACAGGGTAGGCTTAtagctaaaatttttataatatttatttgtatttttttttattgaaaaaaaattttgagtgtgaaaatatggaaatattttttgtagctGCTTGAATCCTTCTTCGCCAGAGTGGAATTCTATGACAATTAAATTATGATAAAGCGATAACGTTTTACTCAAAAATAAACCCATTTGTGGGAagaaaaagatttaaaaaattttaagtactaTACCTTATCCCAGATTTTATATTTGAATTGATATTCATTAATGAGTCATAGGTTCAGTCTCAATTTCGAccgaccctaaaaaaatttttcaatgttgtaattttttagtgtttccaaagcttttctaagcaatatgaaacgccgttcggataaggctataaaaaagaggtcacttgtcattgaactaaatatagaatcggtcACAACTCAGTGAAGTTCACCACCGCGGTATCATAATGGGCTGAACAAATTAAGTGACTAACGGGCTACCACCACTCCAAACCTATCCTAACTTATGAACAGTgtcattcaacattttattaatctaTGAAATTCACGACTGGTATCATTCCCGGTCGATAAGTGTCATTAATGCCAATAATACCGTGTTTTTCTTATAGGTTTGGTTTCCACGCCAAAAACCTGCTAACTTACACGGTTGCTGTTCTTATTCCATTAATTTCATAATACAAAACTATAAGCAATCCATGATTTTACAAGATTTGACAAGAATATAATagtgtttatatatttttacaccgtttattttgtgttttggtggAAAAAATCATGCAAAGTATCcatttttcaacagaaaatacTCGTTAAGTACGCTTGTGGAAATTTCTTCTACCTAAATTTCCTAGACGCAGCAAAAATGTCAATGAttgtacatacatatttttggatAAAGTCTATAATGTTATTTACATTTTCCTGGTACTGCAATACCTACAcctgtaaaattatttttaccgcACTGTTTAACGGCAGAAAATTTTCGGATCGAAAAAGCAGTTTGTTAAGATAAGTCGATAACCGTGTGCTCATATATAcgtttctacactgttagaaaaatatgtttttcatatgttccgatataaacaaaatgtgtttcgggcacgattttaaaccacaatatatttaagtgcgaacatgtaattttcctaaactaacactaaatgtttgggacatctatgttaatatgttagaatatattatgtttggggcatgaatgtttcataaaaatcatatgtgtgaatacaaacatatataaatttacaaatttcaactaaacatacatatgttgtgatattttattcaaagcgacagagagagtatagagagaaatagagatggaaaccgggagagttgacgaaagatatcaacataacacagcaaaagagtcaaaagagaacaatttctgtgaaaccgcttgtatgtagtttcggaaaactgttttatgataagtccaaaaatttgatatgtttaagtctaaatattatttaatttgaataaagagaatagacattcggaaccaagagaatagacacttgaaaaacaaacagcttatgttttcgccttgagagcagcattttatgtatgtgtggacatgtgttttgtttatcattttggcattatttttttcttggttcgttaaaagaaatcaggggtcttcataaaaataacgaaagggcactatactctttttagagttgggacggtaaaatgaaataaggaggaaatagtgaaaaattacacagtaaaatgtaaaaaaacaaagtttagtttctctttattaaaaagtagtccacgaggagttgacggacaccatcaaatataaaagcgggcattaagttcgacttttacagctaaaacaatttaaaaagtttattttctttaaaatgaattattaaagaaaaataaaaggaattttagagcgatggtgttaaatgctagtaaaaaactgttcactcctaaataaatttatgtttatattataaaattatgtatgtatgtttatactcgactccacgttcttcttttgttagtttttgaattccttccaaattttaaagttttgtacaaaaacagtttttattacaagattgttatttttgcaataaaaaataatattttatccaaaaatcattcaatttcgtttatatcaagcactgttactgactataaatctttaataacgcacatttcgatgtttcatttaaaaaaattaatatagtataaatataaatgtgtaaattaaaaaaaaaaaaaaaaacaaaaaaaaaattttcggtcggagcagggattgaacccacgaccctttgcatgcaaggcagacatgctaaccactgctccacgtggcaaacaaatgtatgtttctgttaaataatgttatgtttgcatgggctcgtgggcgctgcaaactatgctatataaatgtaacttaaaacgataattatctactggtgactataacagctacgtagcccagtggatagtgtgttggcttacaaactgtatggtcctcggttcgattctccgtgcaggcgaaaggtaaaatttaaaaaatttataaaagtgaataatttcttcaacattatttgtattacagagaaaggtgccaataactaaaaaaattcgtggaagtgaaaattacgagtatgttagggaatgagcacaatcgtgtttgggaaaaattcttccaagcatataatatttttggctcaaaatgcttccaaacatataataggttcatataaaacaaacatattaatgtttcggcagtatgcaataatatatgtgcttcctgcaaaatatgtttggaacatatgttaaagaagcgattttttttgagggtgtataaaccGCCATTTATGTCTATTATGAGTGTCGATAGTTCCGGCTACGACTACCTATAAGAAATGTATGGGAAATTGTCGTTCGGATGTTGCTATTGATTACTTACATTTTCTCCTATAAATCCCGGTATTCCCATCTAGCAGTAATTTCCGCTAtctataagaaatgcattgctatacgTTGCGAACAACAATTCCGTAAGAActaaatggaaaaatatattgttgTTAAGAATTACATTAAAAACGGTCTTACCGGCAGTCAAGAGAAAATTCCGCAAGAGCTGCTTTATCGCGTGCTTTATCATGTATTTGTTATAGTAACAACGACTGGTGGAATTGTTTTTAGCAAAGTATTTCTAATAGGTAGCCCGACGTGTATATTTGTCAGGTGTTATTATGTATATGAgccaattaaacaaatatatgtattttttttacacTGGGAACACATTGAATTTTTCATGGATAGAGACTAGCTTTCTGACTACATAAAAAATCGCTATTATCTTTGTTGTCGTTATTATAAAACTGTATTATCGGTGcacaacttatttttatattaaggtATAAACAATATTATAGGTATATAAAT contains these protein-coding regions:
- the LOC142220088 gene encoding arrestin domain-containing protein 17-like isoform X2, with the protein product MVVNCDIEFEQNLTGTYYAGQVVSGTIVLKCDKPKEVQAILLKISGTAETAWTERRFNTRTTYYGREDYLSSNTYLMGSEQITLATGVHTYTFACQLPSNCPSSFEGMHGHIRYTIKVSLVRPWKFDQNYKKAFTVLRITDLNFESPQIRIPASSEAYRTFCCGPCTTEPLKLELKVPQTGFVPGQNIPVQGLIINNTNMAVSEVKFSLVMLVRYTSTNPKRINVQRISVSKVKGDSVLRYCTRCIKEELHVPATPPTCIQSCNVIQIVYQVEMYVEMKSLFKSQVISMPVIIGNVPLANNTRGSFVIDEQPSPSRDFSERPTSLDLTKGATAPPTLYLNTPNMPPPSYEESVHTQRNNINEGEENSLGYIEFTPLYPVFKVPSPSLEESPTRMGVDNNSFTP
- the LOC142220088 gene encoding arrestin domain-containing protein 17-like isoform X1 encodes the protein MVVNCDIEFEQNLTGTYYAGQVVSGTIVLKCDKPKEVQAILLKISGTAETAWTERRFNTRTTYYGREDYLSSNTYLMGSEQSSKVTLATGVHTYTFACQLPSNCPSSFEGMHGHIRYTIKVSLVRPWKFDQNYKKAFTVLRITDLNFESPQIRIPASSEAYRTFCCGPCTTEPLKLELKVPQTGFVPGQNIPVQGLIINNTNMAVSEVKFSLVMLVRYTSTNPKRINVQRISVSKVKGDSVLRYCTRCIKEELHVPATPPTCIQSCNVIQIVYQVEMYVEMKSLFKSQVISMPVIIGNVPLANNTRGSFVIDEQPSPSRDFSERPTSLDLTKGATAPPTLYLNTPNMPPPSYEESVHTQRNNINEGEENSLGYIEFTPLYPVFKVPSPSLEESPTRMGVDNNSFTP